The following proteins come from a genomic window of Acinonyx jubatus isolate Ajub_Pintada_27869175 chromosome C1, VMU_Ajub_asm_v1.0, whole genome shotgun sequence:
- the TTC39A gene encoding tetratricopeptide repeat protein 39A isoform X11, with protein MPTCSARRTPGLRAVPGLKLKIAGKSLPTEKFAIRKSRRYLSPKPISLPIPALEMMYIWNGYAVIGKQPELTDGILEIITKAEEMLEKGPENEYSVDDECLVKLLKGLCLKYLGRVQEAEENFRSISSNEKKIKYDHYLIPNALLELALLFMEQGRNEEAVKLLETAKQNYKNYSMESRTHFRIQAAILQAKSSLENGNRSMVSSVSL; from the exons ATGCCGACCTGCTCAGCAAGGAGAACTCCTGGTCTAAG AGCAGTGCCAGGCTTGAAGCTCAAGATTGCTGGGAAATCTCTACCTACAGAGAAGTTTGCCATCCGGAAGTCCAGACGCTACCTCTCTCCCAAACCAATCTCGTTGCCAATCCCTGCTCTG GAAATGATGTACATTTGGAATGGCTACGCTGTGATTGGGAAGCAGCCTGAACTCACAGATGGGATACTTGAGATTATCACCAAAGCTGAAGAGATGCTGGAAAAGGGCCCAG AGAATGAGTACTCAGTGGATGATGAATGCTTGGTGAAGCTGCTGAAAGGCCTCTGTCTGAAATACCTAGGCCGTGTTCAGGAGGCTGAGGAGAACTTCAGGAGCATTTCTTCCAA TGAAAAGAAGATTAAGTATGACCACTACTTGATCCCAAATGCCCTGCTGGAGCTGGCCCTGCTATTCATGGAGCAAGGCAGAAACGAAGAGGCTGTCAAACTCTTGGAAACTGCCAA GCAAAACTACAAGAATTACTCCATGGAGTCAAGGACACATTTTAGAATCCAGGCAGCCATACTCCAAGCCAAGTCTTCCCTAGAGAATGGCAACAGATCCATGGTC
- the TTC39A gene encoding tetratricopeptide repeat protein 39A isoform X10 — translation MPTCSARRTPGLRAVPGLKLKIAGKSLPTEKFAIRKSRRYLSPKPISLPIPALLGKPRLHWGGNLTDLLPYPQEMMYIWNGYAVIGKQPELTDGILEIITKAEEMLEKGPENEYSVDDECLVKLLKGLCLKYLGRVQEAEENFRSISSNEKKIKYDHYLIPNALLELALLFMEQGRNEEAVKLLETAKQNYKNYSMESRTHFRIQAAILQAKSSLENGNRSMVSSVSL, via the exons ATGCCGACCTGCTCAGCAAGGAGAACTCCTGGTCTAAG AGCAGTGCCAGGCTTGAAGCTCAAGATTGCTGGGAAATCTCTACCTACAGAGAAGTTTGCCATCCGGAAGTCCAGACGCTACCTCTCTCCCAAACCAATCTCGTTGCCAATCCCTGCTCTG ctggggaaaccaaggctccaCTGGGGAGGAAACCTGACTGACTTGCTCCCCTACCCTCAGGAAATGATGTACATTTGGAATGGCTACGCTGTGATTGGGAAGCAGCCTGAACTCACAGATGGGATACTTGAGATTATCACCAAAGCTGAAGAGATGCTGGAAAAGGGCCCAG AGAATGAGTACTCAGTGGATGATGAATGCTTGGTGAAGCTGCTGAAAGGCCTCTGTCTGAAATACCTAGGCCGTGTTCAGGAGGCTGAGGAGAACTTCAGGAGCATTTCTTCCAA TGAAAAGAAGATTAAGTATGACCACTACTTGATCCCAAATGCCCTGCTGGAGCTGGCCCTGCTATTCATGGAGCAAGGCAGAAACGAAGAGGCTGTCAAACTCTTGGAAACTGCCAA GCAAAACTACAAGAATTACTCCATGGAGTCAAGGACACATTTTAGAATCCAGGCAGCCATACTCCAAGCCAAGTCTTCCCTAGAGAATGGCAACAGATCCATGGTC
- the TTC39A gene encoding tetratricopeptide repeat protein 39A isoform X3, with protein sequence MGPADLGCPGLSPVRAEGGGRIPRPPPAQPQRPVGHRRAAAVAPLRGRADRGPARPRRLPRPRRAPPRPPRLRLGRTAPALGFRRQHLGRGWRPAGARCLPPSAMSSAGAADALPAGRTPVSSLHEALDQCMTALDLFLTNQFSEALSYLKPRTKESMYHSLTYATILEMQAMMTFDPQDILLAGNMMKEAQTLCQRHRKKSSVTDSFSNLVHRPTMDQFTEEEIHAEVCYAECLLQRAALTFLQDENMVSFIKGGIKVRNSYQTYKELDSLVQSSQYCKGENHRHFEGGVKLGVGAFNLTLSMLPTRILRLLEFVGFSGNKDYGLLQLEEGASGHSFRAVLCVMLLLCYHTFLTFVLGTGNVNIEEAEKLLNPYLKRYPKGAIFLFFAGRIEAIKGNVDTAIQRFEECCEAQQHWKQFHHMCYWELMWCFTYKGQWKMAYFYADLLSKENSWSKATYIYMKAAYLSMFGKEDYKPFGDDEVELFRAVPGLKLKIAGKSLPTEKFAIRKSRRYLSPKPISLPIPALEMMYIWNGYAVIGKQPELTDGILEIITKAEEMLEKGPENEYSVDDECLVKLLKGLCLKYLGRVQEAEENFRSISSNEKKIKYDHYLIPNALLELALLFMEQGRNEEAVKLLETAKQNYKNYSMESRTHFRIQAAILQAKSSLENGNRSMVSSVSL encoded by the exons ATGGGCCCGGCGGACCTGGGGTGCCCGGGCCTCTCACCTGTGAGAGCTGAGGGCGGGGGTCGCATTCCGAGGccgccccccgcccagccccagcGTCCAGTCGGCCACAGACGGGCGGCTGCCGTGGCCCCACTGCGCGGGCGGGCAGACCgaggcccggcccggccccgccgcctTCCCCGCCCCCGGCGCGCCCCTCCCCGGCCGCCGCGTCTGCGGCTGGGCCGCACAGCGCCAGCCTTGGGGTTCCGGCGGCAGCACCTGGGCCGCGGCTGGCGTCCGGCGGGGGCACGCTGCCTGCCCCCTTCCGCCATGAGCTCGGCCGGCGCCGCGGACGCCCTGCCGGCGGG CAGGACTCCTGTGAGCAGCCTCCATGAGGCCCTGGACCAGTGTATGACTGCCCTGGACCTCTTCCTCACCAACCAGTTCTCAGAAGCACTCAGCTACCTCAAGCCCAG AACCAAGGAGAGCATGTACCACTCGCTGACATATGCCACCATCCTGGAGATGCAGGCCATGATGACTTTTGACCCTCAGGACATCCTGCTTGCTGGCAACATGATGAAGGAGGCGCAGACGCTGTGTCAGAG GCACCGGAAGAAGTCCTCTGTAACAGATTCCTTTAGCAACCTGGTGCATCGCCCCACTATGGACCAATTCACAGAAG AGGAAATCCATGCTGAAGTCTGCTATGCAGAGTGCCTGCTGCAGAGAGCAGCTCTGACCTTTCTACAG GATGAGAACATGGTGAGCTTCATCAAGGGCGGCATCAAAGTTCGAAACAGCTACCAGACCTACAA GGAGCTGGACAGCCTCGTGCAGTCCTCACAATACTGTAAGGGAGAGAACCACAGGCATTTTGAAGGAGGGGTGAAGCTCGGCGTGGGAGCCTTCAACCTG ACGCTGTCCATGCTTCCTACCAGGATCCTGCGGCTGCTGGAGTTTGTGGGGTTTTCAGGAAACAAG GACTACGGGCTGCTGCAGCTGGAGGAGGGCGCATCCGGGCACAGCTTCCGTGCTGTGCTCTGTGTCATGCTGCTGCTTTGCTACCACACCTTCCTCACCTTTGTGCTCG GTACTGGGAATGTGAACattgaggaggcagagaagctCCTGAACCCCTACCTGAAGCGATATCCTAAG GGTGCCATCTTCCTGTTCTTTGCGGGGCGGATTGAAGCCATTAAAGGCAATGTTGACACA GCCATCCAGCGGTTCGAGGAGTGCTGTGAGGCCCAGCAGCACTGGAAGCAGTTCCACCACATGTGCTACTGGGAGCTGATGTGGTGCTTCACCTACAAGGGCCAGTGGAAGATGGCCTACTTCTATGCCGACCTGCTCAGCAAGGAGAACTCCTGGTCTAAG GCCACCTACATCTACATGAAGGCCGCCTACCTCAGCATGTTTGGGAAGGAGGATTACAAGCCGTTCGGGGATGATGAAGTGGAGTTGTTTAG AGCAGTGCCAGGCTTGAAGCTCAAGATTGCTGGGAAATCTCTACCTACAGAGAAGTTTGCCATCCGGAAGTCCAGACGCTACCTCTCTCCCAAACCAATCTCGTTGCCAATCCCTGCTCTG GAAATGATGTACATTTGGAATGGCTACGCTGTGATTGGGAAGCAGCCTGAACTCACAGATGGGATACTTGAGATTATCACCAAAGCTGAAGAGATGCTGGAAAAGGGCCCAG AGAATGAGTACTCAGTGGATGATGAATGCTTGGTGAAGCTGCTGAAAGGCCTCTGTCTGAAATACCTAGGCCGTGTTCAGGAGGCTGAGGAGAACTTCAGGAGCATTTCTTCCAA TGAAAAGAAGATTAAGTATGACCACTACTTGATCCCAAATGCCCTGCTGGAGCTGGCCCTGCTATTCATGGAGCAAGGCAGAAACGAAGAGGCTGTCAAACTCTTGGAAACTGCCAA GCAAAACTACAAGAATTACTCCATGGAGTCAAGGACACATTTTAGAATCCAGGCAGCCATACTCCAAGCCAAGTCTTCCCTAGAGAATGGCAACAGATCCATGGTC
- the TTC39A gene encoding tetratricopeptide repeat protein 39A isoform X4 gives MGPADLGCPGLSPVRAEGGGRIPRPPPAQPQRPVGHRRAAAVAPLRGRADRGPARPRRLPRPRRAPPRPPRLRLGRTAPALGFRRQHLGRGWRPAGARCLPPSAMSSAGAADALPAGTPVSSLHEALDQCMTALDLFLTNQFSEALSYLKPRTKESMYHSLTYATILEMQAMMTFDPQDILLAGNMMKEAQTLCQRHRKKSSVTDSFSNLVHRPTMDQFTEEEIHAEVCYAECLLQRAALTFLQDENMVSFIKGGIKVRNSYQTYKELDSLVQSSQYCKGENHRHFEGGVKLGVGAFNLTLSMLPTRILRLLEFVGFSGNKDYGLLQLEEGASGHSFRAVLCVMLLLCYHTFLTFVLGTGNVNIEEAEKLLNPYLKRYPKGAIFLFFAGRIEAIKGNVDTAIQRFEECCEAQQHWKQFHHMCYWELMWCFTYKGQWKMAYFYADLLSKENSWSKATYIYMKAAYLSMFGKEDYKPFGDDEVELFRAVPGLKLKIAGKSLPTEKFAIRKSRRYLSPKPISLPIPALEMMYIWNGYAVIGKQPELTDGILEIITKAEEMLEKGPENEYSVDDECLVKLLKGLCLKYLGRVQEAEENFRSISSNEKKIKYDHYLIPNALLELALLFMEQGRNEEAVKLLETAKQNYKNYSMESRTHFRIQAAILQAKSSLENGNRSMVSSVSL, from the exons ATGGGCCCGGCGGACCTGGGGTGCCCGGGCCTCTCACCTGTGAGAGCTGAGGGCGGGGGTCGCATTCCGAGGccgccccccgcccagccccagcGTCCAGTCGGCCACAGACGGGCGGCTGCCGTGGCCCCACTGCGCGGGCGGGCAGACCgaggcccggcccggccccgccgcctTCCCCGCCCCCGGCGCGCCCCTCCCCGGCCGCCGCGTCTGCGGCTGGGCCGCACAGCGCCAGCCTTGGGGTTCCGGCGGCAGCACCTGGGCCGCGGCTGGCGTCCGGCGGGGGCACGCTGCCTGCCCCCTTCCGCCATGAGCTCGGCCGGCGCCGCGGACGCCCTGCCGGCGGG GACTCCTGTGAGCAGCCTCCATGAGGCCCTGGACCAGTGTATGACTGCCCTGGACCTCTTCCTCACCAACCAGTTCTCAGAAGCACTCAGCTACCTCAAGCCCAG AACCAAGGAGAGCATGTACCACTCGCTGACATATGCCACCATCCTGGAGATGCAGGCCATGATGACTTTTGACCCTCAGGACATCCTGCTTGCTGGCAACATGATGAAGGAGGCGCAGACGCTGTGTCAGAG GCACCGGAAGAAGTCCTCTGTAACAGATTCCTTTAGCAACCTGGTGCATCGCCCCACTATGGACCAATTCACAGAAG AGGAAATCCATGCTGAAGTCTGCTATGCAGAGTGCCTGCTGCAGAGAGCAGCTCTGACCTTTCTACAG GATGAGAACATGGTGAGCTTCATCAAGGGCGGCATCAAAGTTCGAAACAGCTACCAGACCTACAA GGAGCTGGACAGCCTCGTGCAGTCCTCACAATACTGTAAGGGAGAGAACCACAGGCATTTTGAAGGAGGGGTGAAGCTCGGCGTGGGAGCCTTCAACCTG ACGCTGTCCATGCTTCCTACCAGGATCCTGCGGCTGCTGGAGTTTGTGGGGTTTTCAGGAAACAAG GACTACGGGCTGCTGCAGCTGGAGGAGGGCGCATCCGGGCACAGCTTCCGTGCTGTGCTCTGTGTCATGCTGCTGCTTTGCTACCACACCTTCCTCACCTTTGTGCTCG GTACTGGGAATGTGAACattgaggaggcagagaagctCCTGAACCCCTACCTGAAGCGATATCCTAAG GGTGCCATCTTCCTGTTCTTTGCGGGGCGGATTGAAGCCATTAAAGGCAATGTTGACACA GCCATCCAGCGGTTCGAGGAGTGCTGTGAGGCCCAGCAGCACTGGAAGCAGTTCCACCACATGTGCTACTGGGAGCTGATGTGGTGCTTCACCTACAAGGGCCAGTGGAAGATGGCCTACTTCTATGCCGACCTGCTCAGCAAGGAGAACTCCTGGTCTAAG GCCACCTACATCTACATGAAGGCCGCCTACCTCAGCATGTTTGGGAAGGAGGATTACAAGCCGTTCGGGGATGATGAAGTGGAGTTGTTTAG AGCAGTGCCAGGCTTGAAGCTCAAGATTGCTGGGAAATCTCTACCTACAGAGAAGTTTGCCATCCGGAAGTCCAGACGCTACCTCTCTCCCAAACCAATCTCGTTGCCAATCCCTGCTCTG GAAATGATGTACATTTGGAATGGCTACGCTGTGATTGGGAAGCAGCCTGAACTCACAGATGGGATACTTGAGATTATCACCAAAGCTGAAGAGATGCTGGAAAAGGGCCCAG AGAATGAGTACTCAGTGGATGATGAATGCTTGGTGAAGCTGCTGAAAGGCCTCTGTCTGAAATACCTAGGCCGTGTTCAGGAGGCTGAGGAGAACTTCAGGAGCATTTCTTCCAA TGAAAAGAAGATTAAGTATGACCACTACTTGATCCCAAATGCCCTGCTGGAGCTGGCCCTGCTATTCATGGAGCAAGGCAGAAACGAAGAGGCTGTCAAACTCTTGGAAACTGCCAA GCAAAACTACAAGAATTACTCCATGGAGTCAAGGACACATTTTAGAATCCAGGCAGCCATACTCCAAGCCAAGTCTTCCCTAGAGAATGGCAACAGATCCATGGTC
- the TTC39A gene encoding tetratricopeptide repeat protein 39A isoform X9 → MTALDLFLTNQFSEALSYLKPRTKESMYHSLTYATILEMQAMMTFDPQDILLAGNMMKEAQTLCQRHRKKSSVTDSFSNLVHRPTMDQFTEEEIHAEVCYAECLLQRAALTFLQDENMVSFIKGGIKVRNSYQTYKELDSLVQSSQYCKGENHRHFEGGVKLGVGAFNLTLSMLPTRILRLLEFVGFSGNKDYGLLQLEEGASGHSFRAVLCVMLLLCYHTFLTFVLGTGNVNIEEAEKLLNPYLKRYPKGAIFLFFAGRIEAIKGNVDTAIQRFEECCEAQQHWKQFHHMCYWELMWCFTYKGQWKMAYFYADLLSKENSWSKATYIYMKAAYLSMFGKEDYKPFGDDEVELFRAVPGLKLKIAGKSLPTEKFAIRKSRRYLSPKPISLPIPALLGKPRLHWGGNLTDLLPYPQEMMYIWNGYAVIGKQPELTDGILEIITKAEEMLEKGPENEYSVDDECLVKLLKGLCLKYLGRVQEAEENFRSISSNEKKIKYDHYLIPNALLELALLFMEQGRNEEAVKLLETAKQNYKNYSMESRTHFRIQAAILQAKSSLENGNRSMVSSVSL, encoded by the exons ATGACTGCCCTGGACCTCTTCCTCACCAACCAGTTCTCAGAAGCACTCAGCTACCTCAAGCCCAG AACCAAGGAGAGCATGTACCACTCGCTGACATATGCCACCATCCTGGAGATGCAGGCCATGATGACTTTTGACCCTCAGGACATCCTGCTTGCTGGCAACATGATGAAGGAGGCGCAGACGCTGTGTCAGAG GCACCGGAAGAAGTCCTCTGTAACAGATTCCTTTAGCAACCTGGTGCATCGCCCCACTATGGACCAATTCACAGAAG AGGAAATCCATGCTGAAGTCTGCTATGCAGAGTGCCTGCTGCAGAGAGCAGCTCTGACCTTTCTACAG GATGAGAACATGGTGAGCTTCATCAAGGGCGGCATCAAAGTTCGAAACAGCTACCAGACCTACAA GGAGCTGGACAGCCTCGTGCAGTCCTCACAATACTGTAAGGGAGAGAACCACAGGCATTTTGAAGGAGGGGTGAAGCTCGGCGTGGGAGCCTTCAACCTG ACGCTGTCCATGCTTCCTACCAGGATCCTGCGGCTGCTGGAGTTTGTGGGGTTTTCAGGAAACAAG GACTACGGGCTGCTGCAGCTGGAGGAGGGCGCATCCGGGCACAGCTTCCGTGCTGTGCTCTGTGTCATGCTGCTGCTTTGCTACCACACCTTCCTCACCTTTGTGCTCG GTACTGGGAATGTGAACattgaggaggcagagaagctCCTGAACCCCTACCTGAAGCGATATCCTAAG GGTGCCATCTTCCTGTTCTTTGCGGGGCGGATTGAAGCCATTAAAGGCAATGTTGACACA GCCATCCAGCGGTTCGAGGAGTGCTGTGAGGCCCAGCAGCACTGGAAGCAGTTCCACCACATGTGCTACTGGGAGCTGATGTGGTGCTTCACCTACAAGGGCCAGTGGAAGATGGCCTACTTCTATGCCGACCTGCTCAGCAAGGAGAACTCCTGGTCTAAG GCCACCTACATCTACATGAAGGCCGCCTACCTCAGCATGTTTGGGAAGGAGGATTACAAGCCGTTCGGGGATGATGAAGTGGAGTTGTTTAG AGCAGTGCCAGGCTTGAAGCTCAAGATTGCTGGGAAATCTCTACCTACAGAGAAGTTTGCCATCCGGAAGTCCAGACGCTACCTCTCTCCCAAACCAATCTCGTTGCCAATCCCTGCTCTG ctggggaaaccaaggctccaCTGGGGAGGAAACCTGACTGACTTGCTCCCCTACCCTCAGGAAATGATGTACATTTGGAATGGCTACGCTGTGATTGGGAAGCAGCCTGAACTCACAGATGGGATACTTGAGATTATCACCAAAGCTGAAGAGATGCTGGAAAAGGGCCCAG AGAATGAGTACTCAGTGGATGATGAATGCTTGGTGAAGCTGCTGAAAGGCCTCTGTCTGAAATACCTAGGCCGTGTTCAGGAGGCTGAGGAGAACTTCAGGAGCATTTCTTCCAA TGAAAAGAAGATTAAGTATGACCACTACTTGATCCCAAATGCCCTGCTGGAGCTGGCCCTGCTATTCATGGAGCAAGGCAGAAACGAAGAGGCTGTCAAACTCTTGGAAACTGCCAA GCAAAACTACAAGAATTACTCCATGGAGTCAAGGACACATTTTAGAATCCAGGCAGCCATACTCCAAGCCAAGTCTTCCCTAGAGAATGGCAACAGATCCATGGTC
- the TTC39A gene encoding tetratricopeptide repeat protein 39A isoform X7: protein MGPADLGCPGLSPVRAEGGGRIPRPPPAQPQRPVGHRRAAAVAPLRGRADRGPARPRRLPRPRRAPPRPPRLRLGRTAPALGFRRQHLGRGWRPAGARCLPPSAMSSAGAADALPAGRTPVSSLHEALDQCMTALDLFLTNQFSEALSYLKPRTKESMYHSLTYATILEMQAMMTFDPQDILLAGNMMKEAQTLCQRHRKKSSVTDSFSNLVHRPTMDQFTEEEIHAEVCYAECLLQRAALTFLQDENMVSFIKGGIKVRNSYQTYKELDSLVQSSQYCKGENHRHFEGGVKLGVGAFNLTLSMLPTRILRLLEFVGFSGNKDYGLLQLEEGASGHSFRAVLCVMLLLCYHTFLTFVLGTGNVNIEEAEKLLNPYLKRYPKGAIFLFFAGRIEAIKGNVDTAIQRFEECCEAQQHWKQFHHMCYWELMWCFTYKGQWKMAYFYADLLSKENSWSKATYIYMKAAYLSMFGKEDYKPFGDDEVELFRAVPGLKLKIAGKSLPTEKFAIRKSRRYLSPKPISLPIPALLGKPRLHWGGNLTDLLPYPQEMMYIWNGYAVIGKQPELTDGILEIITKAEEMLEKGPENEYSVDDECLVKLLKGLCLKYLGRVQEAEENFRSISSKQNYKNYSMESRTHFRIQAAILQAKSSLENGNRSMVSSVSL from the exons ATGGGCCCGGCGGACCTGGGGTGCCCGGGCCTCTCACCTGTGAGAGCTGAGGGCGGGGGTCGCATTCCGAGGccgccccccgcccagccccagcGTCCAGTCGGCCACAGACGGGCGGCTGCCGTGGCCCCACTGCGCGGGCGGGCAGACCgaggcccggcccggccccgccgcctTCCCCGCCCCCGGCGCGCCCCTCCCCGGCCGCCGCGTCTGCGGCTGGGCCGCACAGCGCCAGCCTTGGGGTTCCGGCGGCAGCACCTGGGCCGCGGCTGGCGTCCGGCGGGGGCACGCTGCCTGCCCCCTTCCGCCATGAGCTCGGCCGGCGCCGCGGACGCCCTGCCGGCGGG CAGGACTCCTGTGAGCAGCCTCCATGAGGCCCTGGACCAGTGTATGACTGCCCTGGACCTCTTCCTCACCAACCAGTTCTCAGAAGCACTCAGCTACCTCAAGCCCAG AACCAAGGAGAGCATGTACCACTCGCTGACATATGCCACCATCCTGGAGATGCAGGCCATGATGACTTTTGACCCTCAGGACATCCTGCTTGCTGGCAACATGATGAAGGAGGCGCAGACGCTGTGTCAGAG GCACCGGAAGAAGTCCTCTGTAACAGATTCCTTTAGCAACCTGGTGCATCGCCCCACTATGGACCAATTCACAGAAG AGGAAATCCATGCTGAAGTCTGCTATGCAGAGTGCCTGCTGCAGAGAGCAGCTCTGACCTTTCTACAG GATGAGAACATGGTGAGCTTCATCAAGGGCGGCATCAAAGTTCGAAACAGCTACCAGACCTACAA GGAGCTGGACAGCCTCGTGCAGTCCTCACAATACTGTAAGGGAGAGAACCACAGGCATTTTGAAGGAGGGGTGAAGCTCGGCGTGGGAGCCTTCAACCTG ACGCTGTCCATGCTTCCTACCAGGATCCTGCGGCTGCTGGAGTTTGTGGGGTTTTCAGGAAACAAG GACTACGGGCTGCTGCAGCTGGAGGAGGGCGCATCCGGGCACAGCTTCCGTGCTGTGCTCTGTGTCATGCTGCTGCTTTGCTACCACACCTTCCTCACCTTTGTGCTCG GTACTGGGAATGTGAACattgaggaggcagagaagctCCTGAACCCCTACCTGAAGCGATATCCTAAG GGTGCCATCTTCCTGTTCTTTGCGGGGCGGATTGAAGCCATTAAAGGCAATGTTGACACA GCCATCCAGCGGTTCGAGGAGTGCTGTGAGGCCCAGCAGCACTGGAAGCAGTTCCACCACATGTGCTACTGGGAGCTGATGTGGTGCTTCACCTACAAGGGCCAGTGGAAGATGGCCTACTTCTATGCCGACCTGCTCAGCAAGGAGAACTCCTGGTCTAAG GCCACCTACATCTACATGAAGGCCGCCTACCTCAGCATGTTTGGGAAGGAGGATTACAAGCCGTTCGGGGATGATGAAGTGGAGTTGTTTAG AGCAGTGCCAGGCTTGAAGCTCAAGATTGCTGGGAAATCTCTACCTACAGAGAAGTTTGCCATCCGGAAGTCCAGACGCTACCTCTCTCCCAAACCAATCTCGTTGCCAATCCCTGCTCTG ctggggaaaccaaggctccaCTGGGGAGGAAACCTGACTGACTTGCTCCCCTACCCTCAGGAAATGATGTACATTTGGAATGGCTACGCTGTGATTGGGAAGCAGCCTGAACTCACAGATGGGATACTTGAGATTATCACCAAAGCTGAAGAGATGCTGGAAAAGGGCCCAG AGAATGAGTACTCAGTGGATGATGAATGCTTGGTGAAGCTGCTGAAAGGCCTCTGTCTGAAATACCTAGGCCGTGTTCAGGAGGCTGAGGAGAACTTCAGGAGCATTTCTTCCAA GCAAAACTACAAGAATTACTCCATGGAGTCAAGGACACATTTTAGAATCCAGGCAGCCATACTCCAAGCCAAGTCTTCCCTAGAGAATGGCAACAGATCCATGGTC